The sequence below is a genomic window from Sceloporus undulatus isolate JIND9_A2432 ecotype Alabama chromosome 5, SceUnd_v1.1, whole genome shotgun sequence.
CTTACTCTCAGGAccttcctcctaaggttgagatggagcctcctttcctttcacttgcatccattgctccattgggtcctattctccacagcagcagaaaacaagcttgctctgcgcacaacatgatatcccttcaaagacataaacagggctattacagcatcttcttcttcctcctcctcttcctgcttttcAGGCGCGGGAGTACTGCCCCGGGGTGAACAACCAGCCCTACGTGTGCGAGACGGGCCACTGCTGCGGGGAGACGGGCTGCTGCATCTACTACTATGAGCTCTGGTGTGAGTAGCCTCACCTGAATGTGGGCACAGTCTGCCAACAGCCTTCCCTCTCTTTCAGCCCAAGCTGGCTGGCAAGGGAGCTGAATCAAGAGGCCACTGAGAACCTGATGAGACAAAAGTTAAAGGACCATTCGGAAATTAGCTATCCCATAAATatgacaacaaataacaacaacaacaacaacaataatagatgtTCATTTCCTTCCTGCCTCTTTCTTCTCAAGGCAAGGTGCagcatattaaaatgcaaacagtTAGCAAGAGAAGACATAAAGCCAACAGTGAAAAGACAATACGGCGAAACCATTGAGGTGTCCGCAATGCACTGTTTACACGCATAATGCGCAAGTCTAGCAATGTAGATTAAAAACTGTCCCAGAAAACAGTGCTGCATTTTaactcattcatatatatatatatatatatatatgtaaatacatatgATAAAAGGCAAGTGTTACTCTGCCCTGGAAGCAGTGACCCCTTCTACTTTCTGACCCATCCATCCTGAAGCGGGAGATAAAGAGTTAtctctgccagaattttgtaagttctttggcattgctttgctttgcttcgtcctttaggtCCTTTGTCAGGTGCTTCTAAGTTTGACCTTCGAATAATTCATGGGTCATaccgaaatccataattttggcccccaaactgccTTCGAATTTTATACGACTtacagtcaaatatatatggtaagtaCATTCTGTAAAACATACAGGTCAAAAAGGCGCATTTTAAGATTGACTAGGTAGGCCTTCTGGAAAAGGTGTGTCTTTAAAGCTGCTGTCATGCCTCTTCCAGGAGGAATGACAGTCTGGGGACAGCAGAGGAAAAGTTCCTCTGGGAACCATTGTCAGTAAACAAACACTTAAATTACAGTTGGCAtttggtatccactgcggtttggttccaggacccccagcgGATACTGTCAtccgtggatattcaagtcccattatatacatcatcatcataatgttatatttatttgtataccacccaaTGGAAAACCAATCCGGGCAGCTGACAACAGTAAAAGATAAAACATTGGGGTAGGAAAATATGTCTCTTATGTACAATCATAAAACAAAGGTTTGCTTTGGTGGAATTTATGCATTTTTTGAATGTTGTGAAGCCATAGATGGTTAAATCAGCAGATAAGGAATCCCTGGatgtatggagggctgactgtaaatgaaAGCaggaccctccctccctccctcttctcctcctctgtctccttctcatccttccctcctttctttccttctcaggGTTCTGGCTTCTCTGGACGGTGCTGTTCCTCTTTGGCTGCTGCTGTGCCTATCGGCACCGCCGGGCCAAACTGcgcttgcagcagcagcagcgccagcGGGAGATCAACCTCATCGCCTACCACGGTGCCTGCAACTACCCCCCGTCCATGATGGACCTCAGTGAGTGGCTCACACTGCACACATATTGGGGAGGGGCTGCTGCGCAGGTGGCGACAATCGCTGCTGAGGAAGCGGCTGGGGTCCCCTCAGCCCAAGAAGGGCTTGGGGCAGATGCCTGTTTAATGGTGGCATTCACATTTGCTTGCCAAGGCAGCCTTGAGCGCTGGAGGTTCAGCCGTGTGTGAATGTTGGGGACCACCAGGGACTGCTTTGTGTGTCTGAAGGTCCAGCCCAAAGCAGCTGTGCCAGGGAAGACTCCATACAGGACTCCCTTGTCCAAAacctccatttccccccactgCCCATAGCGTTGACACTACTGGGCGCAAGGGTCACCCCTGCTGGCCAGGGTCTCAGGATGAAGCTGTCTCCCTCGGGGCACGGACAGTACTTGGGTGTTGCCCTGTTCCTGCCCAGCTCTGCCCCTTGAGGAGTGTGCAGTTTTCCTTCCCTCTCAGAGAGTGCCACATGCCTCTGTGATGGCAGTTGCCTTTTTAAGCTTCCTGACAGTGGATGGTGTGAGGGAAGCACGCTTGATTTTTGGTGGTGTCTGGGTGGAAGGAAAACATGCCCAAGTGGAGAGCATTCAAAGAGACTTTGCTGCCCCTGCTGTGAACCAGAAGGCCACCTGCCAGTTCATCTGGCCTCTTAACCCTCCCTGACTCTCATGGGCAACCAGCGAAATCAGAtgagccttctctttccttctttccctccgcAGGGATGCTGGCTTCCTTCAAGCTCCCTGCCTACGAGGAGGTGGCCCACCGCCCGACCACCCCGCCGCCCCCCTACAGTGCCATCCTTGGGGGCTCTGCCAGCCGCCGGGGCTCCAGCACCTTGACTCTGACAGGCAGCTCTGAGAACTACACCAGCTGTTCGTGTGAGTCCAGCTGcctgacctctcccagcagcacCTCCCTCTCGGCCACAGAAGCCAGCACGCCCAGCGAGGTGGGAGAAGCAGAGATGGACGGGGCAGGGGGCTGCAGTAGCAGCACAGTGGGCAGCTGGGAGCTGACCAGCCAGGTGGACACTGGCCCCACGGCCCCGCTCCCCAGGCACACACTCTTCTCCTCCAACGTGGAGCTCTTTGAAGGGGATCCACAGCAGGGCTCCGACAGTGAGGAAGGGCTGGAGCCCATGGAGGAGGGAGAGCATTCCAGGCACCGCCGCCTCACGGGGGACTCTGGGATTGAGATGGGACGtggccaggaggaagaggaggaggaagaagaggctgcccgcctgcttgaaaagggggggaCATGCTCTCCCTCCAACGCCGAGGCCCGGAGCCTGTGTGGGGGAGTGGCCGAAGGGGGCCCAGAGGAActggcccccttctcctcctcacctACGCTGCCTGTGTGAGGGGACTAGTCCCGCTTGGCTGACTGCCCCTCCAGCTTCACGGGGCTGCCCACCCATCTGGTCACCTCAGAGACTCAGCCATAGCTGCCTGAGTGCCAGGCAGCCCAGCGTAGCGAGCAAGGGCTTGTACCCGCTGCAGTTCACTGTGGAAAATTTCCGCCTTAGCACCGACACTGCCCTCCGTTGCAGGCTCTcacactctccctccctccccggctTACACAGTGTGTCACGCTCCGTCCCTCCAGCTTTGTGACCAAAGGTCtgctcccccttcctcccccacaGATGTTTGGGTGCTGGCTTGGGAGCCCATGGTGGACTTGGGGCCCCAGAGCCCTGTGGGTCTGGGAGGGCAGGTGTGTGCGGGGGAGCTATCTATCTGCTGGACCATAACTACCGTAGCAGCTCTCTGTGTGTGCGCGTATGTGTGTGCGTCTCCTGCTGCGCTCCATAGCCTTTGGTGCGAGGTGTAGCTCTTGTCATGGGGGCTGATTCCCCCGCCTGGCCCGCCTGCCCCCCGAGCATTTGCACTGGGCTTGGGCTTGGCTGGTTACGTGAGTGAGGGGTTCGTGTGGAGTCCGGTCTCCCCATCCCTGGTCCCACCGGACGGGGCTGGGGATGTGGGGAGCTGGCCTTCCCCTTTCGGGCTGCTTGATGCAGCTTGGTTGATCCATGCCCTGCCCACGCCTGGTAGCCTTTGGAGTGGGGATGCTCCTTGCCTCTGCTCTTGGGGCCAGCGGTACATGCTTACTATTAAAGAGATGTGGAAAGTCCTGGTCCAGAGGCTCTTCAATTGTGTGTCTGTGGCGCTTCTCTTTCAGCTGATGGCTGATGTGGAAGGATGCGCAGAGTGGGTGGGTATGGTGCTCTGGTTACAGGTCTTTTCCTGTTTGTCTGAGAGGAAGTTAATGGGGGCCCAGGGAGTGTGCTATCCTCATGCTTTAAGCAGGAGTAACCTGTAGCTTTAATGCCAGCCTTGCCCAGCTCTTCTGGCCTCAGCAGTTGGTGAACCTGCCAGCTGATTCCCAGCATTCGTTATTGGTTGCTGTGTTATTGATCATAGGTGTCCTACTCTCTTGCCAGCACCCTTTTATATCAGCTGCTAATTGCAGGGCAGGTGATGAGGTGACAATGGTCATGGCAACCCTGTTGTTCCAATGCCTGAGCACAGCATTCTTTTAATGCTTTGGGGTCCCTTTTTCAGCTCTTGATATTGTCAGTGAAGGGGGAGATCACACAGGCCTAGGGCTtgcgtcccccccccccataggtgGCATTTGTGTCAAATGTCTTGCTGTTACTGCATCCCATCCTGTTCTTACGTCTGTATTTTTGAATTTCTAGTCCATTCTCCACAATATTaactacaaaacaaacaaaaagtcctTCCTTTTTCTGAACATCCGCATAATGAGGTGGCATACCATCAGCTCAGTCAGATAAGGACCCACTTCTGGCACCGCCGGCAGTTTAAAGGAGAGGCATGTCTGTCAATGGAGTCGGGTCAGAGATGTGAGGGCGAGCTTGTGGTGGTGGGGGCCacgaaggccatccagtccacacaAACCCCAGGCCAGTGCAGACATCCACACTGAACACGCATCCCAAGGAAGGGCAGTCTGCTGCTTCTCCAGCCAGTCTGTTCCAGTTTACAGTTGAACCTCTAGCCTTGGTCTTGTGGGAGGGAGAAGAATTGgaaccattttttaaaggaagacaaCCCTCTGCTTTGTGAAATGGCATTGCCAGGTCCCAGTTCCTCAATGGTGGCTAATGCCAGAAAAGGGTGGGACTTGCTGGCAAGATATGTGCAGTTAGATGCcaactgagatcctgcatcaaggAGATGCAGAGGAACACTCTGCCCCCCCAACACATAAGCATAGGTCTTTTGGACATGGCTTCCTGTCGCAAAGCTCCCCATCCGCCCCTCAGCTGTCAAGCCCCAGGAGGGTACTCCTCACATGGGGGCAAGGAAATGGGAGTGTGTGTGATGGCCCTTCCCCTCTGACCTCCATGGTCTGAATgccctcctcttttcttccttctccagtgCTTGGCATCAGCAGCACCAACAAACCCATCCAGGGCAGAACAAATGCCAGGGGAATGCCTAGGGGTTTTGGACAGTTGTCATGCACTGCAGTGCATCCAAAAGTAGACCTTTGCAGACACATATGTGTGTCCATGTCACTAACAGGCATCAAGACACAGTGTCCATGGCAAATTCTCAAATGGGCAGGGCCATGCCAGGGAGCCATGGTTGCTCTTTGTCCCAGAGCGGAAGCCCACGTAGCATTGCAGGAGTGGAGGTTAGGAAATATGGAGGTATGCAAGTTGTTTCTCTGGCCCTGAAAATGATGCCAAGGCACCAGTGCCACCTGGCCAAGGTTTTCAGGAGAGAAATGCCTGGCACTCTGTATGTCTGCTGCAGGGGAGATGCTGCCCCACAGACATCAGGTACCTGGCTAGGACACCCAATATTGTCTACTTGCCGCCAGCAGCTTTGAGGGGAGAAAGGGGTCTCTAAACTCaaaggtggatttttaaaaaatgcacttttTGGCAAAgcgggggggcgggggggcagTGCAGAATTCATTTATTGACATTTGCAGGAAGGCATGGCAGGCTAGTGAAATGACCAATGTCCAGCCCTATTCTTTAGCTTCTGGATGAAGACCATCTGCCTGAACTGTGGTCTCTTAATGGTGATGGTTTGGCCACATGGCAGTCACAGAATGAGATGGGAGCTGCAATGCAACCTCTTCCGTGTGCCAGTTCCAGGAAGTGGCCCATGGCACCTCTGTCCTTATGGGCTTTGGGGTTTCCTGCTCCCCCGTTACATTTATGCTTCTGCAaacccctgcctccctcccctccagagGAGATACAGTTTTTAATATCCAAATGGCACAACCAAAGAAGCAAGTGTGCCTTTGCTCCACACAAACTGCCAGGACTCCCTCCAGGAGCTTCTCCATCACCTCTTGGCAGCTATCCTGACTGCTCTCACTGCTTGGCATTCCCTTCGGACAGGGTGATGCCCACCAGTTCCATCCCACGCTCCAGTGGCCTTGTCTGCCTAGAGCCTATgcggctctgtcctggggccagtgctattcaacatctttatcaatgacttagaagacacgaattgggagcatacttatcaaatttgagatgacaccaaattagggaatggctaatactccagaggacaggatcaagattcaaaatgacctgaatagactagaaagctgggccacagctaacaaaatgaaattcaaccgggaaatgtaaggtattgcacttagggcagaaaaataaaatgcacagtaaaggatgatgggggagacctggctgagtgaaactatgtgtgaaagggatctggagtccaagtagccacaagttgaacatgagtgaacagtgtgatgcggcagctaaaaagccaatgctattttaggtgCATCAAAAGAAAGTataggtctagatcaagagaagtaatagtgccattctattctgctctggtcaggcccacctggataagactgtgtccagttctgggcaccacagttcaaaaggacaatgagaaactggagcgttacaaaggaggtgactaaaa
It includes:
- the WBP1 gene encoding WW domain-binding protein 1 — protein: MERETPRRAPGGREAQAGWAAAALLGRERQAREYCPGVNNQPYVCETGHCCGETGCCIYYYELWWFWLLWTVLFLFGCCCAYRHRRAKLRLQQQQRQREINLIAYHGACNYPPSMMDLRMLASFKLPAYEEVAHRPTTPPPPYSAILGGSASRRGSSTLTLTGSSENYTSCSCESSCLTSPSSTSLSATEASTPSEVGEAEMDGAGGCSSSTVGSWELTSQVDTGPTAPLPRHTLFSSNVELFEGDPQQGSDSEEGLEPMEEGEHSRHRRLTGDSGIEMGRGQEEEEEEEEAARLLEKGGTCSPSNAEARSLCGGVAEGGPEELAPFSSSPTLPV